A window of the Paraburkholderia sp. ZP32-5 genome harbors these coding sequences:
- a CDS encoding enoyl-CoA hydratase/isomerase family protein, producing MSAVPNAIPNAPRDTSRRVNAQAEAEILFRVVNRVAIVTLNRPAALNALSHAMVRELAVLLEHCRNDGGIVALVLKGAGDKGFCAGGDVREVDRLAAAGDPRWLAFFVDEYRLDYALHTFPKPVVALLDGIAMGGGMGLGQAARLRIVTERSRIAMPETRIGFVPDVGASHFLSVMPAELALYVGMTGATLSGADALRLQLADLCVPADWLASFDERLQRMPHDGEPLAALRAVFEPPCNIVPHAPLESLTPLIMRHFDRRSGVERIVATLRQDLEREPRREARQWLQATCDALTSLSPTMLHVTREALLRGRQMTLAECFRMELGIVKRAIDEGDFREGVRAQLIDKDRQPRWSPATLAEVRPERVRHFLASPWTDGAHPLAGLGAGQR from the coding sequence ATGAGTGCCGTGCCGAACGCGATACCCAATGCCCCACGTGACACAAGCCGCCGTGTTAACGCGCAAGCCGAAGCCGAGATCCTGTTTCGCGTCGTCAACCGCGTCGCGATCGTCACGCTGAACCGGCCGGCCGCGCTCAACGCGTTGTCGCACGCGATGGTGCGCGAGCTCGCGGTGCTGCTCGAACATTGCCGCAACGACGGCGGCATCGTCGCGCTGGTGCTGAAAGGCGCCGGCGACAAGGGCTTTTGCGCGGGCGGCGACGTGCGCGAGGTGGATCGGCTCGCGGCCGCCGGTGACCCGCGCTGGCTCGCGTTCTTCGTCGATGAATACCGGCTCGACTATGCGCTGCACACGTTTCCAAAACCGGTGGTCGCGCTGCTCGATGGCATCGCGATGGGCGGCGGCATGGGCCTGGGTCAGGCGGCGCGGCTGCGCATCGTCACGGAGCGCAGCCGCATCGCGATGCCGGAGACGCGTATCGGCTTCGTGCCCGATGTCGGCGCGAGCCATTTCCTGAGCGTGATGCCGGCGGAACTCGCGCTGTATGTCGGCATGACCGGCGCGACGCTGTCCGGCGCGGATGCGCTGCGGCTGCAACTGGCCGACCTGTGCGTGCCGGCCGACTGGCTCGCGAGCTTCGACGAGCGTCTGCAGCGCATGCCGCACGACGGCGAGCCGCTCGCTGCCTTGCGCGCGGTGTTCGAGCCGCCGTGCAACATCGTGCCGCATGCGCCGCTCGAATCGTTGACGCCGCTGATCATGCGGCACTTCGACCGGCGCTCGGGCGTCGAGCGGATCGTCGCGACGCTGCGCCAGGACCTCGAACGCGAGCCGCGGCGCGAGGCGCGTCAATGGCTGCAGGCGACCTGCGACGCGCTCACCAGTTTGTCGCCGACGATGCTGCATGTCACCCGCGAAGCGTTGTTGCGCGGCCGGCAGATGACGCTCGCCGAGTGCTTCCGCATGGAACTCGGCATCGTCAAGCGTGCGATCGACGAGGGCGATTTCCGCGAAGGCGTGCGCGCGCAACTGATCGACAAGGACCGTCAGCCGCGCTGGTCGCCCGCGACGCTGGCCGAGGTGCGGCCCGAGCGCGTGCGGCATTTCCTTGCGTCGCCGTGGACGGACGGCGCGCATCCGCTGGCGGGGCTGGGTGCTGGGCAGCGGTGA
- a CDS encoding enoyl-CoA hydratase: MIELDYLHDGAVALLTLKRPPANAFTPDGLLQLQQTIERLNAEARVRAIVVTGDGPKFFSAGADLNAFADGNRELARAAASRFGAAFETLQNARPVVIAAINGYAMGGGLECALACDIRIAEQHAVMALPETAVGLLPCGCGTQTLPWLVGEGWAKRMILTGERVDAATALRIGLIEEVVERGAAREAALAMAQRVTGSSPQAVSFSKTLIHQARQGVPRSAALALERERFVDLFDGADQREGVNAFLEKRAPRWQTEVGEERHR, encoded by the coding sequence ATGATCGAACTCGACTACCTGCACGATGGCGCGGTTGCGCTGCTGACGCTGAAGCGGCCGCCCGCCAATGCGTTCACGCCGGATGGACTGTTGCAACTGCAACAGACGATCGAGCGGCTGAATGCCGAAGCGCGGGTACGCGCGATCGTCGTGACCGGCGACGGCCCGAAGTTTTTCAGCGCGGGCGCGGATCTGAACGCGTTCGCGGATGGCAATCGCGAACTCGCGCGCGCCGCGGCGTCGCGCTTCGGTGCCGCGTTCGAAACGCTGCAGAACGCACGGCCCGTCGTGATCGCGGCGATCAACGGCTACGCGATGGGCGGCGGTCTCGAATGCGCGCTCGCGTGCGATATCCGCATCGCCGAGCAGCATGCGGTGATGGCGTTGCCCGAGACCGCGGTCGGTCTGCTGCCGTGCGGCTGCGGCACGCAAACCTTGCCCTGGCTGGTCGGCGAAGGCTGGGCCAAGCGGATGATCCTGACCGGCGAACGCGTCGATGCGGCCACCGCGCTGCGCATCGGGCTGATCGAGGAAGTCGTGGAGCGTGGCGCGGCGCGCGAAGCCGCGTTGGCGATGGCGCAGCGCGTGACCGGCTCGAGTCCGCAGGCGGTGAGCTTCAGCAAGACGCTGATTCATCAGGCGCGCCAAGGCGTGCCGCGCTCTGCGGCGCTCGCGCTCGAACGCGAACGTTTTGTCGATCTGTTCGACGGCGCCGATCAGCGCGAGGGCGTCAATGCGTTCCTCGAAAAACGCGCGCCGCGCTGGCAGACGGAGGTCGGCGAGGAGAGGCATCGATGA
- the mmsB gene encoding 3-hydroxyisobutyrate dehydrogenase, with translation MKIGFIGLGNMGAPMALNLLKAGHALNVFDLSEQAVRTLVDAGAHAAGSPQAAASDVECVITMLPAAAHVRSVLTADDGILAGIAKGVPIIDSSTIHPASVKAFAELAARHGNSFVDAPVSGGTGGAVAGTLTFMVGGSASAYEQAKQVLAAMGRNIVHCGDTGTGQVAKICNNLVLGISMAGVAEAMSLGEALGIDTKVLGGIINTSTGRCWSSDTYNPMPGVIDTAPSSRGYTGGFGTDLMLKDLGLATDAARGVRQPVYLGALAQQLYQTMSTHGAGRLDFSAVIKLYRQSDRSGNEGGKQ, from the coding sequence ATGAAAATTGGCTTTATCGGACTCGGCAACATGGGCGCGCCGATGGCGCTGAACCTGCTGAAAGCGGGCCACGCGCTCAACGTGTTCGACCTGAGCGAGCAGGCAGTGCGCACGCTCGTCGACGCGGGCGCGCACGCCGCCGGCTCGCCGCAAGCGGCCGCCAGCGACGTCGAATGCGTGATCACGATGCTGCCCGCCGCGGCTCACGTGCGCAGCGTGCTAACGGCCGACGACGGCATCCTCGCCGGCATTGCGAAGGGCGTGCCGATCATCGATTCAAGCACGATCCATCCGGCAAGCGTCAAAGCGTTTGCCGAACTCGCGGCGCGCCACGGCAACAGCTTCGTCGACGCGCCGGTATCCGGCGGCACCGGCGGCGCGGTCGCCGGCACGCTGACGTTCATGGTCGGCGGCAGCGCGAGCGCGTACGAGCAGGCGAAACAGGTGCTGGCGGCGATGGGCCGGAACATCGTGCATTGCGGCGATACCGGCACCGGCCAGGTCGCGAAGATCTGCAACAACCTGGTGCTCGGCATTTCGATGGCGGGCGTCGCGGAAGCGATGTCGCTCGGCGAAGCGCTCGGTATCGATACGAAGGTGCTCGGCGGCATCATCAATACGTCGACCGGGCGCTGCTGGAGTTCGGACACCTATAACCCGATGCCGGGCGTGATCGACACCGCGCCGTCGTCGCGCGGTTATACCGGCGGCTTCGGCACGGACCTGATGCTGAAAGACCTCGGCCTCGCCACCGATGCCGCGCGCGGCGTGCGTCAGCCGGTCTATCTCGGCGCGCTCGCGCAACAGCTGTATCAGACGATGAGCACGCACGGCGCGGGGCGGCTGGACTTCTCGGCGGTGATCAAGCTGTACCGCCAATCGGATCGCAGCGGTAATGAAGGAGGCAAACAATGA